One region of Anaeromyxobacter paludicola genomic DNA includes:
- a CDS encoding glycosyltransferase produces the protein MSHRTILALLPYLAKEALILRVLRAMRARGIEVIVAHTWQALAYRVTPEPANDFAAARALMDLTGVQNVDYCDHLGHAIRHRNVGLVLQVGAIPLYPYLPYLRERFPRTPIFDVLYNEFGHTVNHFLHERCMTGVIVESQFMRRYIERCSSKADPNVKVAESGIDLEAFAVDTRPRTGAGLTIGYVGRMSGEKNPLGFVELAERLHASHPSVSFRMVGGGPLADEVQRTIERSGARQAIDYRGYVPELADAFAGLDVLVVPSSGDGRPQIVMEANACGIPVIASPVGGIPELIEEGRNGYLVPPKEVGRFAELLARWTAAPGELAELKRCSRAMAESKFDQRLTLDRYEAIFREQLAAG, from the coding sequence ATGTCGCACCGGACCATCCTCGCCCTGCTGCCCTACCTCGCCAAGGAGGCCCTCATCCTCCGGGTCCTCCGCGCCATGCGAGCCCGCGGCATCGAGGTCATCGTCGCCCACACCTGGCAGGCCCTGGCCTACAGGGTGACCCCGGAGCCGGCGAACGACTTCGCGGCCGCGCGCGCCCTGATGGACCTCACCGGCGTGCAGAACGTGGACTACTGCGACCACCTCGGGCACGCCATCCGGCACCGGAACGTCGGCCTGGTGCTGCAGGTGGGCGCGATCCCCCTCTACCCGTACCTGCCCTACCTCCGCGAGCGCTTCCCGCGCACGCCGATCTTCGACGTGCTCTACAACGAGTTCGGGCACACGGTGAACCACTTCCTGCACGAGCGGTGCATGACCGGCGTGATCGTCGAGAGCCAGTTCATGCGCCGTTACATCGAGCGCTGCTCGTCCAAGGCCGACCCGAACGTGAAGGTGGCGGAGAGCGGCATCGACCTGGAGGCCTTCGCCGTGGACACCCGCCCCCGGACCGGCGCGGGACTCACGATCGGCTACGTCGGCCGGATGTCGGGCGAGAAGAACCCCCTCGGCTTCGTCGAGCTGGCCGAGCGGCTTCACGCGAGCCACCCGTCGGTCTCCTTCCGCATGGTGGGGGGCGGCCCGCTCGCGGACGAGGTCCAGCGGACCATCGAGCGGAGCGGCGCGCGTCAGGCCATCGACTACCGCGGCTACGTGCCCGAGCTCGCCGACGCCTTCGCCGGCCTCGACGTGCTGGTGGTCCCGTCCAGCGGCGACGGCCGCCCCCAGATCGTGATGGAGGCAAACGCCTGCGGGATCCCGGTGATCGCCTCGCCGGTGGGCGGGATCCCGGAGCTGATCGAGGAGGGAAGGAACGGCTATCTCGTCCCGCCCAAGGAGGTCGGCCGCTTCGCGGAGCTGCTCGCCCGCTGGACGGCCGCGCCCGGAGAGCTCGCCGAGCTCAAGCGGTGCTCGCGCGCCATGGCCGAGAGCAAGTTCGACCAGCGGCTGACGCTGGATCGCTACGAGGCCATCTTCCGCGAGCAGCTCGCGGCCGGGTGA
- a CDS encoding glycosyltransferase family 2 protein, whose protein sequence is MSTAPLVSFIVLSYNYEKYIGQTIRSILGQTFQDFELLVVDDVSQDASLDVIRSFDDPRIRVHVNDRNLGATASYNRSVSLARGEYLSLVDADDWIDPRKTEKQLAAFRRDPSLDIVGSYVSVVDVDGKRHPQAAEIEQPGNQSLDFNHVATWNVRNSLCHSSTILRRSVHEKVGLNEESMVRAPDYELWVRALAGGCRFGMIPEPLTFYRLHALGATHGDPRATYWEISYLLLKNLVPLIERRALHSQLSLMLNWVSTHDQFALMPPIQRYRLLGMFLTSPALSSYADFERFVLSDEGEPLLSTAGRRLLSLFRAAPAPRQARSPEQELELDLSMFNQRARALGR, encoded by the coding sequence GTGTCCACTGCCCCGCTCGTCTCCTTCATCGTGCTCTCGTACAACTACGAGAAGTACATCGGCCAGACGATCCGGAGCATCCTCGGCCAGACGTTCCAGGACTTCGAGCTCCTGGTCGTGGACGACGTCTCCCAGGACGCCTCGCTCGACGTGATCCGTTCGTTCGACGATCCGCGCATCCGCGTCCACGTGAACGACCGGAACCTGGGCGCGACCGCCAGCTACAACCGCTCCGTATCGCTGGCGCGCGGCGAGTACCTGTCGCTGGTGGACGCGGACGACTGGATCGACCCGCGCAAGACCGAGAAGCAGCTGGCCGCCTTCCGACGCGACCCGTCGCTCGACATCGTCGGCAGCTACGTCTCGGTCGTGGACGTGGACGGCAAGCGCCACCCGCAGGCGGCCGAGATCGAGCAGCCCGGCAACCAGTCGCTCGACTTCAACCACGTCGCCACGTGGAACGTGCGCAACAGCCTGTGCCACTCCTCGACCATCCTGCGCCGCTCGGTGCACGAGAAGGTGGGGCTCAACGAGGAGTCGATGGTCCGCGCCCCGGACTACGAGCTCTGGGTGCGCGCGCTCGCCGGCGGCTGCCGGTTCGGGATGATCCCCGAGCCCCTGACCTTCTACCGGCTGCACGCGCTCGGGGCGACCCACGGCGACCCGCGCGCGACCTACTGGGAGATCTCCTACCTCCTGCTCAAGAACCTGGTGCCGCTCATCGAGCGCCGCGCCCTCCACTCCCAGCTCTCGCTGATGCTCAACTGGGTCTCGACGCACGACCAGTTCGCGCTCATGCCCCCCATCCAGCGCTACCGGCTGCTCGGGATGTTCCTCACCTCGCCGGCGCTCTCCTCCTACGCCGACTTCGAGCGCTTCGTCCTCTCCGACGAAGGCGAGCCGCTGCTCAGCACCGCAGGCCGCCGGCTCCTCTCGCTCTTCCGCGCGGCCCCGGCGCCGCGCCAGGCCCGGAGCCCGGAGCAGGAGCTGGAGCTCGACCTCTCGATGTTCAACCAGCGGGCGCGCGCCCTCGGGCGCTGA
- a CDS encoding aminotransferase class I/II-fold pyridoxal phosphate-dependent enzyme, whose protein sequence is MSQTQRRAKQDVSELAIFGGKPSFERPLHVGQPNIGDRDRLHGLLDEILDRRWLTNHGPLVTELESKLARLMGVRHCIAVCNGTVALEIAIRALGLKGEVIVPSFTFAATAHALQWQEITPIFCDVDPRTHTLDPERVERMVSSRTTGILGVHLWGRACDVEGLSEVARRHRLALLFDAAHAFAVSRRGRMIGNFGDCEVFSFHATKVFNTFEGGAIATNDDQLARRLRWMQNFGFSGYDQVDHIGVNGKMSEISAAMGLVGLESLDEFIGCNRRNHARYAELLAGIPGLQLHGYDPAERQNHQYVVVEVDQDAAGIGRDALVELLHAENVLVRRYFYPGVHRMEPYRSLYPNAGLLLPVTERLVTRTMILPTGTGLSVEDVDGVCDLIRLAVGQGAEILARKARAQGPRGTAAASARPPPRLAEAAR, encoded by the coding sequence GTGAGCCAGACCCAGCGCCGCGCCAAGCAGGACGTCAGCGAGCTCGCGATCTTCGGAGGGAAGCCCAGCTTCGAGCGCCCCCTCCACGTCGGACAGCCGAACATCGGAGATCGGGACCGCCTGCACGGGCTCCTCGACGAGATCCTCGACCGGCGCTGGCTCACCAACCACGGGCCGCTCGTGACGGAGCTCGAGTCGAAGCTCGCCAGGCTCATGGGGGTGCGCCACTGCATCGCGGTCTGCAACGGCACGGTGGCCCTGGAGATCGCCATCCGCGCCCTGGGCCTGAAGGGCGAGGTGATCGTTCCGAGCTTCACCTTCGCCGCGACCGCGCACGCGCTGCAGTGGCAGGAGATCACGCCCATCTTCTGCGACGTGGATCCGAGGACGCACACGCTGGACCCGGAGCGCGTCGAGCGCATGGTGTCCTCGAGGACCACCGGGATCCTCGGCGTCCACCTCTGGGGGCGAGCCTGCGACGTGGAGGGGCTGAGCGAGGTGGCGCGTCGCCACCGGCTGGCCCTGCTGTTCGACGCGGCGCATGCCTTCGCGGTCTCCCGGCGCGGTCGGATGATCGGCAACTTCGGCGACTGCGAGGTGTTCAGCTTCCACGCGACCAAGGTGTTCAACACCTTCGAGGGCGGGGCGATCGCCACCAACGACGATCAGCTCGCTCGCCGCTTGCGCTGGATGCAGAACTTCGGCTTCTCCGGCTACGATCAGGTCGATCACATCGGCGTCAACGGCAAGATGTCCGAGATCTCGGCGGCCATGGGGCTCGTCGGGCTCGAGTCGCTCGACGAGTTCATCGGCTGCAACCGGCGCAACCACGCGCGCTACGCCGAGCTGCTGGCCGGGATCCCGGGGCTCCAGCTGCACGGCTACGACCCGGCGGAGCGGCAGAATCACCAGTACGTCGTGGTCGAGGTGGATCAGGACGCGGCCGGGATCGGCCGCGACGCGCTGGTCGAGCTCCTCCACGCCGAGAACGTCCTCGTCCGCCGGTACTTCTACCCCGGGGTGCATCGCATGGAGCCCTACCGCTCGCTCTACCCCAACGCAGGCCTGCTCCTGCCGGTCACGGAGCGGCTCGTGACCAGGACGATGATCCTCCCCACCGGCACCGGGCTCTCGGTCGAGGACGTGGACGGCGTCTGCGACCTCATCCGGCTGGCGGTCGGGCAGGGGGCCGAGATCCTGGCGCGGAAGGCGCGCGCGCAGGGCCCCAGGGGCACGGCGGCCGCCTCGGCCAGGCCTCCCCCCCGGCTGGCCGAGGCCGCGCGCTGA
- a CDS encoding SDR family NAD(P)-dependent oxidoreductase yields the protein MRLDGQIALVTGSTRGIGWATARSLARAGATVVLSGHSDPALLARRAEELSAESGRPVQGIPCDVSSTAAVRALFQEIFRTHRRLDVLVNNAGVMEDALLGMIEDALVERVLGVNVRGAINVLQGAARLMARTRSGCIVNVSSIVGVRGNVGQAVYSASKAAIVGLTLSASKELAPQGIRVNAIAPGFIDTDMTRALPPEKFRDLAARIGMGRVGTPEDVAGAVLFLCSELAAYVTGQVLGVDGGMQV from the coding sequence TTGCGCCTTGATGGCCAGATCGCGCTGGTCACCGGCTCGACGCGAGGCATCGGCTGGGCGACGGCCCGCTCCCTGGCGCGGGCCGGCGCGACCGTCGTCCTGTCGGGCCACAGCGATCCGGCCCTGCTGGCGCGCCGGGCGGAGGAGCTCTCCGCCGAGTCCGGCCGCCCCGTCCAGGGCATCCCCTGCGACGTCTCGAGCACCGCGGCGGTGCGCGCGCTCTTCCAGGAGATCTTCCGGACGCACCGACGCCTCGACGTCCTCGTGAACAACGCGGGCGTCATGGAGGACGCCCTGCTCGGCATGATCGAGGACGCGCTCGTGGAGCGCGTGCTGGGCGTGAACGTGCGCGGCGCCATCAACGTCCTCCAGGGCGCGGCGCGGCTCATGGCGCGGACGAGGAGCGGCTGCATCGTGAACGTCAGCTCGATCGTCGGCGTGCGCGGCAACGTCGGCCAGGCCGTCTACTCCGCCTCCAAGGCCGCCATCGTGGGGCTCACGCTGTCGGCCTCGAAGGAGCTCGCGCCGCAGGGCATCCGCGTGAACGCGATCGCCCCCGGGTTCATCGACACCGACATGACCCGCGCCCTTCCGCCCGAGAAGTTCCGCGACCTCGCGGCGCGGATCGGCATGGGTCGGGTGGGTACGCCGGAGGACGTCGCCGGCGCCGTCCTGTTCCTCTGCTCGGAGCTGGCCGCCTACGTGACCGGGCAGGTGCTGGGGGTGGACGGGGGGATGCAGGTCTAA
- a CDS encoding AMP-binding protein: MFLAPARHADSALALLDPVARIALTHGELRERADEGARALALVPRGLAVLLCRNDVPTVVAWLALVEAGWPVLLLDADADPAVTAPLLARYVPEVVIGPAESLPAAAPWRRIAFPGAPAVRRDGPPGPPPHPELTLLLSTSGSTGSPKLARLTRAAVEANARSITEALGIADHERAAGSLPLHYSYGLSVLNSHLVAGACVVLSRDSVVTERFWATLREGECTSFAGVPYTYQMLDRLALDALLPRTLLTMTQAGGKLAEPFLRRAAERMEARGGRFFVMYGATEATARMACLPAEALWRKIGSAGRAIPGGRLTVEVEDVRSEEADRTGEVVYEGPNVMMGYATTRDDLCRGDELGGVLRTGDLGRLDSDGFLWIAGRSKRIAKLFGLRVNLDEVENVLRGYAPAGVIAGEDRLLGFVQAGEELDLAGLSVELARRLRVYPRAVLLRRVGALPLLANGKLDYRALEALR; this comes from the coding sequence ATGTTCCTCGCTCCCGCCCGCCATGCCGACTCGGCCCTCGCCCTGCTGGATCCCGTCGCCCGGATCGCGCTGACGCACGGGGAGCTCCGGGAGCGCGCGGACGAGGGGGCGAGGGCGCTCGCCCTGGTCCCGCGCGGGCTCGCCGTGCTGCTGTGCCGGAACGACGTGCCCACCGTCGTCGCGTGGCTCGCGCTCGTGGAGGCGGGGTGGCCGGTGCTGCTCCTCGACGCCGACGCCGATCCCGCGGTGACGGCGCCGCTGCTCGCCCGGTATGTCCCCGAGGTCGTGATCGGACCCGCCGAGAGCCTGCCGGCGGCCGCGCCCTGGCGGCGGATCGCCTTCCCGGGCGCTCCAGCGGTCCGGCGCGACGGGCCCCCGGGCCCGCCGCCGCATCCCGAGCTGACCCTGCTCCTCTCGACCTCCGGCAGCACCGGCAGCCCGAAGCTCGCGCGCCTGACCCGCGCCGCGGTGGAGGCCAACGCCCGGTCGATCACGGAGGCGCTGGGGATCGCCGACCACGAGCGCGCCGCGGGCAGCCTCCCGCTCCACTACTCGTACGGACTGTCGGTGTTGAACAGCCACCTGGTCGCCGGCGCCTGCGTGGTGCTCTCCCGCGACTCGGTGGTGACCGAGCGCTTCTGGGCGACGCTGCGCGAGGGCGAGTGCACCTCGTTCGCGGGCGTGCCGTACACCTACCAGATGCTCGACCGGCTCGCGCTCGACGCGCTCCTGCCCCGGACCCTCCTCACGATGACGCAGGCCGGCGGCAAGCTGGCCGAGCCGTTCCTGAGGCGCGCCGCCGAGCGCATGGAGGCGCGCGGCGGCCGCTTCTTCGTCATGTACGGAGCGACCGAGGCGACGGCCCGCATGGCCTGCCTCCCCGCGGAGGCGCTCTGGCGGAAGATCGGTTCCGCCGGCCGGGCCATCCCCGGGGGACGGCTGACGGTCGAGGTGGAGGACGTGCGCTCCGAGGAGGCGGACCGGACGGGCGAGGTGGTCTACGAGGGGCCGAACGTGATGATGGGCTACGCGACCACCCGCGACGACCTCTGCCGGGGCGACGAGCTGGGAGGCGTGCTGAGGACCGGGGACCTGGGCCGCCTGGACTCCGATGGGTTCCTCTGGATCGCCGGGAGGTCCAAGCGGATCGCCAAGCTGTTCGGCCTGCGCGTGAACCTCGACGAGGTGGAGAACGTGCTGCGCGGCTACGCGCCCGCGGGGGTCATCGCGGGGGAAGACCGGCTGCTCGGGTTCGTGCAGGCCGGCGAGGAGCTCGATCTCGCCGGCCTCTCCGTCGAGCTCGCGCGCAGGCTGCGCGTGTACCCGCGCGCCGTCCTGCTGCGGCGCGTCGGGGCCCTGCCGCTCCTGGCCAACGGGAAGCTGGACTATCGCGCGCTGGAGGCGCTCCGGTGA
- a CDS encoding LuxE/PaaK family acyltransferase — protein MSIADFFEVPPFGVDPVTRRARLLEELLRLQLHHAAGCAPYARLLGALHPGASPARLEEVPWVPVGLFKSHRLSSVPESAVFKVMRSSGTTGQAPSQVVLDRETAELQSRALARIIGAVAGQGRLPMLIVERRDLLRRPEAGTARGAGVLGFMMAGRNHFFCLDEGYRLDVDGLRAWLARHGDAPFLVFGFTFLVWQHLAEEARGLGLDLSRGILFHGGGWKKLQARAVGAAAFRDQLRDAVRLERVHSFYGMIEQVGSVFVEGGDGWLHVPSFAEVIVRDPRTLEALPPGQVGVIEVLSVLPRSYPGHAILTEDLGVVHALDAPEAGFRGTAFSVLGRVPRAEPRGCSDTLQPRTPEA, from the coding sequence GTGAGCATCGCCGACTTCTTCGAGGTGCCGCCCTTCGGCGTGGACCCGGTCACCCGGCGGGCGCGGCTGCTCGAGGAGCTCCTGCGGCTGCAGCTGCACCACGCCGCCGGCTGCGCGCCGTACGCGCGCTTGCTGGGCGCCCTCCACCCGGGAGCGTCGCCGGCCCGACTCGAGGAGGTCCCGTGGGTGCCGGTCGGGCTCTTCAAGTCCCACCGGCTGTCGAGCGTGCCCGAGAGCGCGGTCTTCAAGGTGATGCGGTCGAGCGGCACGACGGGGCAGGCGCCGAGCCAGGTCGTCCTCGACCGCGAGACGGCCGAGCTGCAGTCGCGCGCGCTGGCGCGCATCATCGGAGCCGTCGCGGGCCAGGGGCGCCTGCCCATGCTGATCGTCGAGCGCAGGGACCTGCTCCGCCGCCCCGAGGCGGGCACCGCGCGGGGCGCGGGCGTGCTCGGCTTCATGATGGCCGGCCGAAACCACTTCTTCTGCCTGGACGAGGGGTACCGGCTGGACGTGGACGGGCTCCGGGCGTGGCTCGCGAGGCACGGCGACGCGCCCTTCCTGGTGTTCGGCTTCACGTTCCTGGTCTGGCAGCACCTCGCCGAGGAGGCGCGGGGGCTCGGGCTCGACCTCTCGCGCGGCATCCTCTTCCACGGCGGAGGCTGGAAGAAGCTGCAGGCTCGGGCGGTCGGGGCGGCCGCGTTCCGCGACCAGCTGCGCGACGCCGTGCGCCTCGAGCGCGTCCACTCGTTCTACGGGATGATCGAGCAGGTCGGGAGCGTCTTCGTCGAGGGAGGCGACGGCTGGCTCCACGTGCCGTCGTTCGCCGAGGTGATCGTCCGCGACCCGCGCACGCTGGAGGCGCTGCCGCCGGGGCAGGTGGGGGTCATCGAGGTGCTCTCGGTCCTCCCGCGGAGCTATCCGGGGCACGCCATCCTGACCGAGGACCTCGGCGTGGTCCACGCGCTGGACGCGCCCGAAGCGGGCTTCCGCGGCACCGCGTTCAGCGTGCTGGGCCGGGTCCCCCGCGCGGAGCCGCGCGGTTGCAGCGACACCCTCCAGCCCCGGACCCCGGAGGCCTGA
- a CDS encoding acyl-CoA reductase, producing MIEVVIPALGARPADAFARSLGGARSLAPFDPRAIEFVAALSAELFRDPACRAHPAIQALAFGTRRAAVTRLAAAVAATRQPDIVRVPVGVVFHVPPANVDTLFIYSWLFAFLAGNRSVVRLPSRTSPVLEAVLAAFERVRAAWPDPEVAEASCFVRYGHEEAITAALTRACDLRVIWGGDATIETLRRIPAPPAGRDLCFPDRWSLAALRAEAVAELPERALEELAARLYADTYWFGQQACSSPRLLAWVGGADAAQRAQRRLVAALAGELERRGEEVDPSTALGRETLVNRLAADGLVESRLRAGAALWIVALAPATGDAPGDPPLLVREHTGGGLFLSLRIDRLAQLAARLGRRDQTLAHFGFEAEELGELVRILNGRALDRVVPIGEALLFDRIWDGVDLIEEMTRRVHLVTTPRQLR from the coding sequence ATGATCGAGGTCGTCATCCCCGCGCTGGGCGCGAGACCCGCGGACGCCTTCGCCCGCAGCCTGGGCGGCGCGCGGTCGCTGGCCCCCTTCGATCCGCGCGCGATCGAGTTCGTCGCCGCCCTCTCGGCCGAGCTCTTCCGCGATCCGGCCTGTCGCGCCCACCCCGCCATCCAGGCGCTGGCCTTCGGTACGCGGCGCGCCGCCGTCACGCGGCTCGCGGCGGCCGTCGCGGCGACCCGGCAGCCCGACATCGTGCGGGTGCCGGTCGGCGTCGTGTTCCACGTCCCGCCCGCCAACGTGGACACCCTCTTCATCTACTCCTGGCTCTTCGCCTTCCTGGCCGGCAACCGGAGCGTGGTGCGGCTGCCCTCGCGCACCTCGCCGGTGCTCGAGGCCGTGCTGGCCGCCTTCGAGCGCGTCCGCGCCGCGTGGCCCGATCCCGAGGTCGCGGAAGCCTCGTGCTTCGTGCGCTACGGGCACGAGGAGGCGATCACGGCGGCCCTCACCCGAGCCTGCGACCTGCGGGTGATCTGGGGCGGCGACGCGACCATCGAGACCCTGCGACGGATCCCGGCACCGCCGGCGGGCCGGGACCTCTGCTTCCCCGATCGCTGGTCGCTCGCGGCCCTGCGCGCCGAGGCGGTGGCCGAGCTGCCGGAGCGGGCGCTCGAGGAGCTCGCCGCCCGGCTGTACGCCGACACCTACTGGTTCGGGCAGCAGGCGTGCTCCTCGCCGCGGCTCCTGGCGTGGGTCGGCGGGGCCGACGCGGCGCAGCGGGCCCAGCGCCGGCTGGTCGCGGCGCTCGCCGGGGAGCTCGAGCGCCGTGGCGAGGAGGTCGATCCTTCGACCGCGCTCGGCCGCGAGACGCTCGTCAACCGGCTCGCGGCGGACGGTCTCGTCGAGAGCAGGCTGCGGGCTGGCGCGGCGCTCTGGATCGTCGCGCTGGCGCCGGCGACGGGCGACGCGCCCGGAGACCCGCCGCTGCTCGTCAGGGAGCACACCGGCGGCGGGCTCTTCCTGTCCCTTCGGATCGACCGGCTGGCGCAGCTCGCTGCCCGCCTCGGCCGCCGCGACCAGACGCTGGCTCACTTCGGCTTCGAGGCCGAGGAGCTGGGGGAGCTCGTCCGGATCCTGAACGGGCGCGCGCTCGACCGGGTGGTCCCGATCGGCGAGGCGCTCCTGTTCGACCGCATCTGGGACGGCGTGGACCTGATCGAGGAGATGACCCGGCGCGTGCATCTCGTCACCACCCCAAGGCAGCTGCGCTGA
- a CDS encoding acetyltransferase — protein sequence MASTYILGGGGLGREARLYLDDARLAGADLPGFGGFLEDYGPNDGRPPVAAGARLLERIRPEPGDRFLVAVGDPLLRARLAARLKALELAVATLIHPRAWVAPDALLGEGCLVAPFAFVGPGARLGDHVALNTHASVGHDGSVGDHTVLSPYAVLNGNAAVGDSSFLGTGAAVVPHRRVGRRAQVAAGAVVTRDVPDFALASGNPAVARVLYAP from the coding sequence ATGGCGTCCACCTACATCCTCGGAGGAGGCGGCCTCGGGCGCGAGGCGCGCCTGTACCTGGACGACGCCCGGCTCGCGGGCGCGGACCTGCCGGGCTTCGGCGGCTTCCTCGAGGACTACGGCCCGAACGACGGCCGTCCGCCGGTGGCCGCGGGAGCGCGCCTCCTGGAGCGGATCCGCCCCGAGCCAGGCGATCGGTTCCTCGTTGCGGTGGGCGATCCCCTCCTACGAGCCCGGCTCGCGGCGCGGCTGAAGGCGCTCGAGCTCGCCGTCGCGACGCTGATCCACCCGAGGGCCTGGGTCGCCCCGGACGCCCTCCTGGGCGAAGGCTGCCTGGTCGCGCCCTTCGCCTTCGTGGGGCCCGGCGCGAGGCTCGGCGATCACGTGGCGCTCAACACGCACGCCTCGGTCGGGCACGACGGCTCGGTGGGCGACCACACGGTGCTGTCGCCCTATGCCGTGCTGAACGGTAACGCCGCGGTGGGCGATTCGAGCTTCCTCGGCACGGGCGCGGCGGTGGTGCCCCACCGGAGGGTAGGCCGGCGCGCCCAGGTGGCCGCGGGCGCCGTCGTCACGCGAGACGTGCCCGACTTCGCCCTGGCGAGCGGGAACCCTGCCGTGGCGCGGGTGCTGTATGCGCCGTGA
- a CDS encoding holo-ACP synthase has protein sequence MRREAAAPPVSIGVDVEEIARFRALLPKLAGSQRRLFHPEEHAYCRSQPDPAVHYAGRWCAKEAVVKALSAWRLLVPRQVCILRSSDGRPRVRIDAEGGAEAARRLDVSISHTASVAVAVAAAAPARSRRRGKLA, from the coding sequence ATGCGCCGTGAGGCTGCCGCGCCGCCGGTCTCGATCGGGGTGGACGTCGAGGAGATCGCCCGGTTCCGCGCGCTCCTGCCGAAGCTGGCCGGCTCCCAGCGCCGGCTCTTCCACCCGGAGGAGCACGCGTACTGTCGGTCGCAGCCCGATCCGGCCGTTCACTACGCGGGCCGCTGGTGCGCGAAGGAGGCCGTGGTGAAGGCGCTCTCGGCGTGGCGCCTGCTCGTGCCCCGGCAGGTCTGCATCCTGCGGTCGAGCGACGGCCGCCCCCGCGTGCGGATCGACGCGGAGGGGGGGGCGGAGGCCGCTCGGCGCCTCGACGTGAGCATCAGCCACACCGCCTCGGTGGCGGTGGCGGTCGCCGCCGCTGCTCCGGCTCGATCGAGGCGGCGCGGAAAGCTGGCCTGA
- a CDS encoding 4Fe-4S dicluster domain-containing protein — translation MPSRLSSLAYLAWRAVGVQPVKKLAQEGSPAERFEKNYAAEGLVPTTEEDRAVAEAASACVACGVCEARCELMAATPHVRALGLHTAFRLYSKSTTELPWAREALQACARCDGCDSACPTGVPIQRVIRQLLERLERLPKRGGGPAGAP, via the coding sequence GTGCCCTCCCGCCTCTCCTCCCTCGCCTACCTCGCCTGGCGCGCGGTCGGCGTCCAGCCGGTCAAGAAGCTCGCGCAGGAGGGGAGCCCCGCCGAGCGGTTCGAGAAGAACTACGCGGCGGAGGGGCTCGTGCCCACCACCGAGGAGGACCGGGCGGTGGCCGAGGCGGCGAGCGCCTGCGTCGCCTGCGGCGTGTGCGAGGCCCGCTGCGAGCTCATGGCGGCCACGCCCCACGTCCGGGCCCTCGGGCTCCACACGGCGTTCCGGCTCTACTCCAAGAGCACGACCGAGCTGCCCTGGGCCCGCGAGGCGCTGCAGGCCTGCGCGCGCTGCGACGGCTGCGACTCGGCCTGCCCGACCGGCGTGCCCATCCAGCGGGTCATCCGCCAGCTCCTCGAGCGGCTCGAGCGGCTCCCGAAGCGCGGCGGCGGGCCCGCCGGCGCGCCGTGA
- a CDS encoding diacylglycerol/lipid kinase family protein, giving the protein MKPYLIVNPASAGGRTGRHFDRIARAVRRELGDFECAFTKARGDGRNLAVEAVRAGGELVVAVGGDGTASEVIDGLLAGDGPATFGYIPRGTGGDLRRTLGWPDDPAGAARVIAAGRSRVCDLGLVELTRPDGSLERRHFANVAGFGISGRVVARMERRSGLLPGRLAFMLASARALAGWQDQPVRWRADGGPWREDRVTALSICNGRYFGGGMMVAPEARMDDGLFDVTVWKGLGLGDFALKKSMLYDGTHVRLPNTTRLRARSVEAEPLEGAEVLLDVDGEQPGRLPARFTILPGALRICAG; this is encoded by the coding sequence GTGAAGCCGTACCTCATCGTCAACCCCGCGAGCGCCGGCGGCAGGACCGGCCGCCACTTCGATCGCATCGCGCGCGCCGTCCGGCGCGAGCTCGGGGACTTCGAGTGCGCCTTCACCAAGGCGCGCGGCGACGGCCGGAACCTGGCCGTGGAGGCGGTCCGGGCCGGGGGCGAGCTCGTGGTCGCGGTCGGCGGCGACGGCACCGCGAGCGAGGTCATCGACGGGCTCCTCGCGGGCGACGGTCCGGCCACCTTCGGCTACATCCCGCGCGGCACGGGCGGCGATCTCCGCCGGACCCTCGGCTGGCCGGACGATCCGGCGGGGGCGGCGCGGGTCATCGCGGCCGGCCGGAGCCGCGTCTGCGACCTGGGCCTGGTCGAGCTGACCCGCCCCGATGGCAGCCTGGAGCGGCGCCACTTCGCCAACGTCGCCGGGTTCGGGATCTCCGGCCGGGTGGTCGCCCGGATGGAGCGGCGCTCCGGGCTCCTGCCCGGCCGGCTCGCGTTCATGCTGGCGAGCGCCCGGGCGCTCGCCGGATGGCAGGATCAGCCGGTCCGGTGGCGCGCCGACGGCGGCCCCTGGCGGGAGGACCGCGTCACCGCGCTCTCCATCTGCAACGGGCGCTACTTCGGGGGCGGGATGATGGTCGCGCCCGAGGCGCGCATGGACGACGGCCTCTTCGACGTGACGGTCTGGAAGGGGCTCGGGCTCGGCGACTTCGCGCTCAAGAAGTCGATGCTCTACGACGGCACGCACGTGCGGCTCCCGAACACCACCCGCCTGCGGGCGCGCTCCGTCGAGGCGGAGCCGCTTGAGGGGGCCGAGGTGCTGCTCGACGTGGACGGCGAGCAGCCGGGCCGGCTCCCCGCCCGGTTCACGATCCTGCCCGGGGCCCTGCGCATCTGCGCGGGTTGA